The sequence GTTCCACTAATAGTTCTGACTGAAACATACTTGCCGGATGCTGCCTGGCCGCTTGTCGCTAATCCTGTAACCGAGTTGATCAAGCGTTTACTCTTCGCATCAACGAGAAGTCCATAATGTGCGAGAAAGTACATCCCGAGTATAGGAACATCGACGTCCGCTGCAAATTCGCCATTTAAAACTGCGTCGTAGCGATAGATTTAAGTCTACCGAAATTGTGCCATATGTTGCTATAGGCGACGAGTTCGCGGCGTAAAGTTCGTAAGCACATCTTTTTGCATGCCCACTTACGCGTTTTCGCGGATAAACACAGACGTCCGCACCAGTGTCTATCAGAAAAGCAACTTTGCTGTCTTGATCTGTCACAAAAATACGACGACTACGATTACCTTCGTTGACCGTCGCAATTAATGATGGCTGTTCGCGTTTCCCGACTTTTATGCACATGGTACGCGGCACTTGTGAGCTTTTTCCGCGAATTTATAATGGTACCAACACATGTCCGAGTCTGCCATTTTTTCGCAGTTGAGAGACTGATTTCGAGATCGCGAGTATCCTTTCCCACGGGACTGGGAACGTTCGCGACGATTTTGTGGCTTGTTGATAGCGCTTATCTCCGCTTTGATCAATTGTATCAACTCTTCCTTGAGAGTCGCGAGCGGATTGTCCTGTGCCGCAGCAGGTATCTTACCTTTTTCAGGTCGAATCTCGTGAACACGGTCAGCTACTTCAGCCATTTCTGTCAAAGGTTTATCCCTCATGCTGGCCATGACGTGCTGCGTGGAGACTGGTAAACGCATTAACcacaaattttgtgaaaaatcttcttttactGATGTACCCGCGAGATTCTTTAGATGGCGCAGAAACTGAGATGTTATACGGTCTCCAATTTCTTCGCCTTCAAGCAACTTTCTGACGCGCATGTTACTAGAATCGGAAAGtcttttggttaaagaaatttttaaggctTCATACTTGCCGCTTTCAGGAGGATCTTCGATTACGTCCTCGACCTCCTCGACGTATCTGGACTCGAAATTCGCGAGCACATACCCGAATTTCGTTGAGTCTCTAGTTATATTCGCGATTGAAAATTGTGCTTCGAGCTGCCTGAACCACAAGGATATTTTTTCGGGCCAGAAAGGCGGTATTTTGATAGCGATAGCGTGAGCTGCAAACGGCACTTCGTTACGCGCACTCGTTTCATC is a genomic window of Belonocnema kinseyi isolate 2016_QV_RU_SX_M_011 chromosome 8, B_treatae_v1, whole genome shotgun sequence containing:
- the LOC117178402 gene encoding uncharacterized protein LOC117178402, encoding MPNSEENASDETSARNEVPFAAHAIAIKIPPFWPEKISLWFRQLEAQFSIANITRDSTKFGYVLANFESRYVEEVEDVIEDPPESGKYEALKISLTKRLSDSSNMRVRKLLEGEEIGDRITSQFLRHLKNLAGTSVKEDFSQNLWLMRLPVSTQHVMASMRDKPLTEMAEVADRVHEIRPEKGKIPAAAQDNPLATLKEELIQLIKAEISAINKPQNRRERSQSRGKGYSRSRNQSLNCEKMADSDMCWYHYKFAEKAHKCRVPCA